The Candidatus Aminicenantes bacterium genome window below encodes:
- a CDS encoding beta-galactosidase, which yields MKRLVPTILMALLAAGGAIAGPAGVPRPEYPRPELVRADWLNLNGDWAFAVDQSDSGEERGLPGGAGFDRTIRVPFAPESPLSGIGQTDFMAAVWYKRGLPLPEAWRGRRLLLHFEAVDYETTVWINGRKAGGHAGGYTPFSLDITDFLTPKDNVLIVRARDDVRSGRQPTGKQSHQFASYGCVYRRTTGIWQTVWLEPAPAVRIERFKASADIDNGEANLHVYFNAAPEGGTVTARVSFEGRPIASLTKKAERIVRFAVPIKDAKLWDVRKPNLYDVEIVYEKDKAAADRVTGYFGLRKIEVRGNKFVLNNRPLFLRTVLDQGFYSDGIYTAPDDAALKKDIELALSLGFDGARLHQKVFERRFLYWADRLGYLVWGEFPDWGLDLGRPEAYLTFSREWTEAVERDQNHPALVGWCPLNEQWGSPFPGLIPAVFKLTKLLDPSRPVIDASGGSHQVVPDLFDAHDYDQDPAAFKVRHDGLLASPPKPHMNGGPERNVPYAGQPYFLSEYGGIWWNPGQADAKAWGYGDRPKTLAEYLDRFKRLTDILLDNPAVAGFCYTQLTDVEQEVNGLLSFDRRPKHDPAFFFQINQRRAAIEK from the coding sequence ATGAAACGTCTCGTTCCCACCATTCTGATGGCCCTTCTGGCCGCCGGCGGAGCGATCGCCGGCCCGGCCGGCGTCCCGCGGCCCGAGTACCCGCGGCCCGAGCTCGTTCGAGCCGACTGGCTGAACCTCAACGGCGATTGGGCCTTCGCCGTCGATCAATCCGACTCGGGCGAGGAGCGCGGGCTGCCGGGCGGTGCGGGCTTTGATCGGACGATCCGCGTCCCTTTCGCCCCGGAAAGCCCGCTGTCCGGAATCGGTCAGACCGATTTCATGGCCGCCGTCTGGTATAAACGCGGCCTTCCTCTCCCGGAGGCCTGGCGCGGCCGCCGCCTCCTGCTCCATTTCGAGGCGGTCGACTACGAGACCACCGTCTGGATCAACGGCCGGAAAGCGGGCGGGCACGCGGGCGGCTACACGCCCTTCTCCCTGGACATCACCGACTTTCTAACGCCGAAGGATAACGTGCTCATTGTCCGGGCCCGGGATGACGTTCGTTCGGGCCGCCAGCCGACCGGCAAGCAGAGCCACCAATTCGCCTCCTACGGCTGCGTCTATCGCCGCACCACGGGCATCTGGCAGACGGTCTGGCTCGAGCCGGCCCCGGCGGTCCGGATCGAGCGCTTCAAGGCTTCGGCCGACATAGACAACGGCGAGGCCAACCTTCATGTCTACTTCAACGCGGCTCCCGAGGGCGGAACGGTCACGGCCAGGGTTTCGTTTGAAGGGCGGCCGATCGCTTCGCTGACGAAAAAAGCCGAGCGGATCGTTCGCTTCGCCGTTCCGATCAAGGATGCCAAGCTCTGGGATGTGCGCAAGCCCAATCTCTACGACGTCGAGATCGTTTATGAAAAGGACAAGGCCGCGGCCGATCGGGTGACCGGTTACTTCGGCCTGCGCAAGATCGAGGTCCGGGGCAACAAATTCGTTCTCAATAATCGTCCCCTTTTTCTGCGGACCGTCCTGGATCAGGGTTTCTACTCCGACGGGATCTACACCGCTCCGGACGACGCCGCCTTGAAGAAAGACATCGAGCTGGCCTTGAGTCTCGGGTTCGACGGTGCCCGCCTCCACCAGAAGGTCTTCGAGCGCCGGTTTCTCTATTGGGCCGACCGGCTGGGCTATCTCGTCTGGGGGGAGTTCCCCGATTGGGGCTTGGACCTGGGCCGGCCCGAAGCCTACCTGACTTTTTCCCGGGAATGGACCGAAGCCGTGGAGCGGGATCAGAACCACCCCGCGCTCGTCGGCTGGTGCCCGTTGAACGAGCAGTGGGGGAGCCCTTTCCCGGGCCTGATCCCCGCGGTCTTCAAATTGACCAAGCTTCTCGACCCTTCGCGGCCGGTCATCGACGCCTCGGGCGGCTCGCACCAGGTCGTACCGGACCTCTTTGACGCCCACGATTACGACCAGGACCCGGCCGCCTTCAAGGTTCGCCACGACGGCCTCCTGGCTTCGCCGCCGAAGCCGCACATGAACGGCGGTCCGGAGCGGAACGTCCCTTACGCCGGCCAACCCTATTTCCTGAGCGAGTACGGAGGCATCTGGTGGAACCCGGGCCAGGCCGACGCTAAGGCCTGGGGCTACGGCGACCGGCCCAAGACGCTGGCGGAGTACCTGGATCGCTTTAAGCGCCTGACCGACATCCTGCTCGATAATCCGGCCGTGGCCGGGTTCTGCTACACCCAGCTGACCGACGTGGAGCAGGAGGTCAACGGGCTTTTGAGTTTCGATCGCCGGCCCAAGCATGATCCGGCCTTCTTCTTCCAGATCAACCAACGCCGGGCGGCTATCGAGAAATGA
- a CDS encoding DMT family protein, with amino-acid sequence MRTVALLLVSNVFMTFAWYGHLKYKNSPLWKAILASWSIAFIEYCFQVPANRIGHGTMSAAQLKTIQEVITLVVFAVFSVLYLKEEFRWNYLVGFAFLVIGAFFIFKKW; translated from the coding sequence ATGAGAACCGTGGCCCTCCTCCTCGTCTCAAATGTTTTCATGACCTTCGCCTGGTACGGCCACCTCAAGTACAAGAACTCGCCGCTGTGGAAGGCGATCCTGGCCTCCTGGTCCATCGCCTTCATCGAATACTGCTTCCAGGTGCCCGCCAACCGGATCGGCCACGGCACCATGAGCGCGGCCCAGCTCAAAACCATCCAGGAGGTGATCACCCTGGTCGTCTTTGCCGTGTTCTCCGTCCTCTACTTGAAAGAGGAGTTCCGTTGGAACTACCTGGTGGGCTTCGCCTTTCTGGTCATCGGCGCCTTCTTCATTTTCAAGAAATGGTGA
- a CDS encoding NAD(P)/FAD-dependent oxidoreductase, which translates to MERITADIAVLGGGEAGIAAAVQASEMGATAAVIERAAQLGGACVFTGTLPSKVFSISAGVFELMQKAKNFGIKSDGAFRLDYHEVLASRARITRCDQGVIGAHLRGPHIRVVRGEAVLRDARCLAVRGPDGIEIEIEAPRLVLATGSRPFQVPGLPTDGRALLSTDDLVDMPELPARMIVVGAGVIGSEYAFIFRTFGVEIVLIEKAEHALPGQDKDIVAVIEKEMKRRGIRFLPGTVLRDYEAGADGRPVVTTDKGERIEADKVLVCVGRTPATANLGLEEAGVKLGAKGEILVDDRLRTSVPGVYAAGDVLGRWMLSATGILEGAVAAENALGGDRAVDERFVPSGIYTQPEIGAAGLTEAGAAAAGFETVVGTCTYSGLVKACATYSYMPGLIKLVFDKPSHRLLGAHVVGSEAAELIHLHSLALRLGATAEDFAYSIYHHPSLSEGFREAARDALAKWK; encoded by the coding sequence ATGGAACGGATCACGGCCGACATCGCCGTGCTGGGCGGCGGGGAAGCCGGGATCGCCGCCGCCGTCCAGGCCTCCGAGATGGGCGCCACGGCGGCCGTGATCGAGCGGGCGGCCCAGCTCGGCGGCGCCTGCGTCTTCACTGGGACCCTGCCGAGCAAGGTCTTTTCAATCTCGGCCGGCGTTTTCGAGCTGATGCAGAAGGCCAAGAATTTCGGGATCAAGAGCGACGGTGCCTTCCGGTTGGACTATCACGAAGTCCTGGCCAGCCGGGCCCGGATCACCCGCTGCGATCAGGGGGTTATCGGAGCGCACCTGCGCGGACCGCATATTCGGGTCGTTCGCGGCGAAGCCGTCCTGCGGGATGCCCGGTGCCTCGCCGTCCGGGGGCCGGACGGGATCGAAATCGAGATCGAGGCGCCGCGCCTCGTCCTGGCGACCGGCTCGCGTCCGTTCCAGGTCCCCGGCCTGCCGACCGACGGCCGGGCCCTGCTCTCGACCGACGACCTGGTGGATATGCCGGAGCTTCCGGCCCGGATGATCGTCGTCGGAGCCGGGGTCATCGGCTCCGAATACGCCTTTATCTTCCGGACCTTCGGTGTCGAGATCGTCCTGATCGAGAAAGCCGAACACGCCCTCCCCGGCCAAGACAAGGACATCGTCGCGGTTATCGAGAAGGAGATGAAGCGGCGGGGCATCCGGTTCCTTCCCGGAACCGTTCTGCGGGACTACGAAGCCGGCGCCGACGGCCGGCCCGTGGTCACGACGGACAAGGGCGAGCGCATCGAGGCGGATAAAGTTTTAGTCTGTGTCGGGCGGACCCCGGCTACGGCCAACCTGGGCCTGGAAGAGGCCGGCGTCAAGCTGGGGGCCAAAGGGGAAATTCTCGTCGACGATCGGCTGCGGACTTCCGTCCCGGGTGTCTACGCCGCCGGCGACGTCCTGGGCCGCTGGATGCTTTCCGCCACGGGCATTCTGGAAGGGGCGGTCGCCGCCGAGAACGCGCTGGGCGGGGACCGGGCCGTCGACGAGCGGTTCGTGCCCAGCGGCATCTACACCCAGCCCGAGATCGGCGCGGCCGGCCTGACCGAGGCGGGGGCCGCGGCGGCGGGGTTCGAAACCGTCGTCGGGACCTGCACCTATTCGGGCCTGGTCAAGGCTTGCGCCACCTATTCTTATATGCCCGGCTTGATCAAGCTCGTCTTCGACAAGCCCTCGCACCGGCTGCTGGGCGCCCATGTCGTGGGATCGGAGGCCGCCGAGCTTATCCATCTGCACTCGCTGGCCCTGCGCTTGGGGGCGACCGCCGAAGACTTCGCCTACTCGATTTACCACCACCCCAGCCTGTCCGAAGGCTTCCGCGAGGCGGCCCGCGACGCCCTGGCCAAATGGAAATGA